A genomic region of Drosophila kikkawai strain 14028-0561.14 chromosome X, DkikHiC1v2, whole genome shotgun sequence contains the following coding sequences:
- the pon gene encoding trichohyalin has protein sequence MLETKSIAELVFTETPRKRKRETAVHSHAPPPPTPQLPPERGVQVRQDAAAAVAASESCFTNAAFSSTPKKLIGRRRLAKENSNPFPGLEVKSISDLADKQQQQQQQVQLPTNPFEVLRQPPKKKKREQQPACFENPGLNLELPEKQFNPYEVIRLATTPSKGFVNPALNLRGSDAPASLNPFEIHRPSEASTAACNPAGVSNPALAERDTEEEPLPTSLKIGLPFAPNVGCRIDFHGLSLAQLTPSKLLAEKLVFSPVPAPKRSLGAISEESTMDIGKELDRYQLELENSINEAKLRKNGVVLEREVARKSLENMASPKVSLVMETESQDVMMQQLGTERRLICTRRRTLTEISEAPEVDQHGQGEEQKDVERVRMLREEETERVRERQVEKETLLERETLLEREKHLEREKQHEQLREKLHEQLREKLQEKQHEQLRENLHEQLREKLQERVKLMEREKQQEELQERENLLEQEENLLQEEDKGQADVAYASESDEEPDDLVDFKAPARFVRAYRPAAASKESLHSIGSSKSGKSGEVKTSAGGGMKGMIRKSIRRLMHPTQHTSPEKPEEIREHHNILTSIRHSLRRRPQKTTTVSEAEMEPGLPDISIIDSSERTMKLRSSVAQTEYMTIDQLTNEKKHTLRNSIRRSTRDVLRHVFHKSHDAYATAK, from the exons ATGTTGGAGACCAAGAGCATAGCTGAATTAGTGTTCACGGAGACGCCGCGCAAGCGCAAAAGGGAAACGGCCGTTCATAGCCATGCTCCCCCGCCCCCGACGCCACAACTACCCCCGGAAAGGGGCGTCCAGGTGCGACAGGATGCAGCTGCCGCTGTTGCGGCGTCAGAGTCCTGCTTCACCAACGCCGCCTTCAGTTCAACGCCGAAAAAGTTGATTGGCCGCCGACGCCTGGCCAAGGAGAATAGCAATCCCTTTCCCGGCCTGGAGGTCAAGTCCATATCGGATCTGGCcgacaagcagcagcagcaacagcagcaggtaCAGCTGCCCACAAATCCCTTTGAGGTGCTGCGTCAGCCTCCAAAGAAAAAGAAGCGCGAACAGCAGCCAGCCTGCTTTGAGAATCCTGGCCTGAATTTGGAGCTGCCGGAAAAGCAGTTTAATCCGTACGAg GTCATCCGTTTGGCCACCACGCCCTCCAAGGGCTTCGTGAATCCGGCTTTGAATTTGCGCGGAAGCGATGCTCCGGCTTCGCTCAATCCCTTCGAGATTCACCGGCCAAGTGAGGCCTCGACCGCCGCCTGCAATCCAGCAGGCGTAAGCAATCCCGCTCTGGCCGAGCGGGATACCGAGGAGGAGCCTCTGCCAACCAGCTTGAAGATCGGCCTGCCCTTTGCTCCCAATGTGGGCTGTCGCATTGATTTCCATGGCCTCTCCCTGGCCCAGCTGACGCCCAGCAAGCTGCTGGCCGAGAAGCTAGTCTTCTCGCCAGTTCCAGCGCCCAAGCGATCGCTGGGTGCCATCAGCGAGGAGTCCACCATGGACATTGGCAAGGAGCTGGATCGCTatcagctggagctggagaacAGCATCAACGAAGCCAAGCTGCGGAAGAACGGTGTGGTGCTGGAGAGGGAGGTGGCCAGGAAGAGTCTGGAGAACATGGCGTCGCCCAAGGTGTCGCTGGTGATGGAGACAGAATCCCAGGATGTAATGATGCAGCAGCTAGGCACGGAGAGGCGTCTGATCTGCACTCGGCGACGCACTCTCACCGAGATAAGCGAGGCGCCAGAGGTGGATCAACATGGGCAGGGCGAAGAGCAGAAGGATGTGGAGCGGGTGAGGATGTTGCGGGAGGAAGAGACAGAGCGGGTGCGGGAGAGGCAGGTGGAGAAGGAGACGCTATTGGAGAGGGAGACGCTATTGGAGAGGGAGAAGCATTTGGAGCGCGAGAAGCAGCACGAACAACTCCGGGAGAAGCTGCACGAACAACTCCGGGAAAAGCTGCAGGAGAAGCAGCACGAACAACTCCGGGAGAACCTGCACGAACAACTCCGGGAGAAGCTCCAGGAGAGGGTTAAGCTCATGGAGCGAGAGAAGCAGCAGGAAGAACTCCAGGAGAGGGAAAACCTCCTAGAGCAGGAGGAGAACCTCCTGCAAGAAGAGGATAAAGGTCAGGCCGATGTTGCCTATGCCTCCGAGTCCGACGAAGAGCCCGATGACCTCGTGGACTTCAAGGCACCCGCACGCTTCGTTAGGGCCTACAGACCTGCTGCAGCCAGCAAGGAGTCCCTCCACTCCATCGGATCCAGTAAGTCTGGCAAGTCCGGTGAGGTGAAGACCTCCGCCGGTGGTGGCATGAAGGGCATGATAAGAAAGTCCATACGACGACTGATGCATCCCACCCAACACACCTCGCCCGAGAAGCCAGAGGAAATCCGAGAGCATCACAATATACTGACCAGCATAAGGCACAGCCTCCGCCGCAGACCTCAAAAGACAACAACAGTCTCAGAGGCGGAGATGGAGCCCGGACTGCCCGATATATCCATCATTGATAGCAGCGAGCGTACGATGAAGCTGCGCTCGAGTGTTGCCCAAACGGAGTACATGACCATCGATCAGCTGACCAACGAGAAGAAGCACACGCTGAGAAACAGCATCCGTCGGTCCACGCGCGACGTGCTGCGTCATGTGTTCCACAAGAGTCACGATGCCTATGCCACCGCCAAGTGA
- the LOC108071229 gene encoding uncharacterized protein produces the protein MSQAAIPDFTYTPGDLTEPQFRLPTHQQLLDLNRNPPEPVPLSRLTLDTRETQPIKYREQLGSAAGRQFPALAAAQNRYSDHLERSSELSLTAFDPGKDLISLPTVAATPSGRNYDPDPDLIKKMPLHSITEKPNERCPSPVVPAYANFELAKRMHQDNLDHQPLPDCVADLAFRRAQISGGHAGLSLEIDPIATGVGVKTHNAGPTHCTKMKVFRPKTGGGIVPKALGGGDPFRGVGSAPAKKMGPMDLAICWDFKPANPSDEPRLARHIDGSNDSAGPAVFTCVKTPREEQSADLGRSAGVFTSTLGEADFFDKDILRRRTDFGGARLDREDPCACDYSPPARQRARSVSRDSSASQCRRPGLGSGGGGGGVSFGNLAELPGRGMPDRLAKQYQSSPLLGDKTYQALREKYLGPDSAQECQPMDCRPSGGPACKRDVLLRRPARRLCHKVGPAPRCCPPAFGHGHGHGHGHGHGHCLTSKAAFRAGVPKHNASGDFVGVEPPCGGGGGGARVLVVPRPRQPYSKKNYDIDTLVPPFQSQAGGAGQGGYPEHWRLASVYQHAYKPLDQRRRPLLQTVYK, from the coding sequence ATGTCGCAAGCAGCCATTCCGGACTTCACCTACACCCCAGGCGACCTGACGGAGCCCCAATTCCGGCTGCCCACGCACCAGCAGTTGCTGGACCTCAACCGGAATCCGCCGGAGCCAGTGCCCCTCAGTCGCCTCACCTTGGACACCAGGGAGACCCAGCCGATCAAGTACCGAGAGCAGCTTGGCTCGGCGGCAGGCCGCCAGTTTCCTGCCTTGGCAGCGGCCCAAAATCGCTACTCGGATCACCTGGAGCGGAGCAGTGAACTCAGCCTGACGGCCTTCGATCCCGGCAAGGATCTCATCTCTCTGCCTACGGTGGCTGCCACCCCCAGCGGCCGCAACTACGACCCGGATCCGGATCTTATCAAGAAGATGCCGTTGCACTCGATCACGGAGAAGCCCAACGAGCGCTGCCCATCGCCGGTGGTCCCGGCCTACGCCAACTTCGAGCTGGCCAAGCGGATGCATCAGGACAATTTGGACCACCAACCGCTGCCGGACTGCGTGGCCGATCTGGCCTTTCGGCGGGCGCAAATCTCCGGCGGCCATGCCGGCCTCTCGCTGGAAATTGATCCCATTGCCACGGGCGTGGGCGTAAAGACGCACAATGCCGGCCCGACGCACTGCACCAAGATGAAGGTGTTCCGCCCGAAGACCGGTGGCGGCATAGTTCCCAAGGCTCTGGGCGGCGGTGATCCGTTCCGGGGTGTTGGCTCGGCGCCGGCCAAAAAAATGGGTCCCATGGACCTGGCCATTTGCTGGGACTTTAAGCCGGCGAATCCGTCAGATGAACCGCGTCTGGCCCGGCACATTGATGGCTCCAATGACTCCGCCGGCCCCGCGGTCTTCACCTGTGTGAAGACACCGCGCGAGGAGCAGTCCGCGGATCTGGGCAGATCGGCCGGCGTCTTCACCAGCACGCTGGGCGAGGCGGACTTTTTCGACAAGGATATACTGCGGCGACGAACGGACTTCGGAGGAGCCCGGCTGGACCGGGAGGATCCCTGTGCCTGCGATTACTCGCCGCCCGCCCGCCAAAGGGCGCGCAGTGTGTCCCGGGACTCGAGTGCCTCGCAATGCCGCCGCCCAGGATTGGGTtccggcggtggcggcggcggagtgAGCTTTGGAAATCTGGCGGAGCTGCCCGGACGGGGCATGCCCGATCGCCTGGCCAAGCAGTATCAGTCGTCGCCTCTGCTGGGCGACAAGACTTACCAAGCGCTAAGGGAGAAGTACTTGGGTCCGGACTCGGCCCAGGAGTGCCAGCCGATGGACTGCAGGCCCTCGGGCGGACCGGCCTGCAAGCGTGACGTCCTGCTCCGACGTCCGGCCCGCCGTCTCTGCCACAAGGTAGGTCCCGCTCCGCGCTGCTGTCCCCCGGCCTTTGGccacggacacggacacggacatGGCCATGGACATGGACACTGCCTGACCAGCAAGGCAGCCTTTCGGGCCGGCGTGCCCAAGCACAATGCCTCTGGGGATTTTGTGGGTGTGGAGCCGCCctgcggcggtggcggcgggggTGCTAGGGTCTTGGTGGTGCCACGCCCCCGACAGCCGTACTCCAAGAAGAACTATGACATTGATACACTGGTGCCGCCGTTCCAGAGCCAGGCCGGCGGAGCGGGTCAGGGCGGCTATCCGGAGCACTGGCGGCTGGCCAGTGTCTACCAACATGCCTACAAGCCGTTGGACCAGCGAAGGCGACCCCTCCTCCAAACTGTCTACAAGTAG
- the HLH4C gene encoding helix-loop-helix protein 1, whose translation MVYDMTHMAAGPPQSIALSRYYLPEEDEMVVGANNPHLVSDDYAASTTLDIDKRFQARMACETAAQPAPPPPPTPAPRRRTTPIAHLDPSELVGLSREERRRRRRATLKYRTAHATRERIRVEAFNVSFAELRKLLPTLPPDKKLSKIEILKLAICYIAYLNHVLETP comes from the coding sequence ATGGTCTACGACATGACGCACATGGCGGCGGGTCCGCCGCAGAGCATCGCCCTGAGTCGCTACTACCTGCCCGAGGAGGATGAGATGGTCGTTGGAGCCAACAATCCGCATTTGGTTAGCGACGACTATGCAGCCAGCACCACGCTGGATATCGACAAGCGCTTCCAGGCGCGTATGGCCTGCGAGACGGCTGCCCAGCCggctccgccgccgcctcccacACCGGCACCGCGTCGCCGGACCACTCCCATTGCCCACCTGGATCCTTCGGAGCTGGTGGGTTTGTCGCGCGAGGAGCGTCGTCGCCGACGCCGGGCCACGCTCAAGTATCGGACGGCACATGCCACGCGAGAACGCATCCGGGTGGAGGCCTTTAACGTGTCCTTCGCTGAGCTGCGCAAGCTGCTGCCCACTTTGCCGCCGGACAAGAAGCTGTCCAAGATCGAGATCCTCAAGCTGGCCATCTGCTATATTGCCTATCTAAATCATGTGCTGGAGACGCCCTGA
- the mRpL30 gene encoding large ribosomal subunit protein uL30m — protein MNLSRLLAPLRSSTCPVRTYGKHNKKFLYKDGQKFEGITYYPRTADHQDPPVEPAKLFRVQRIKPVKGNPYWEKRILKDLGLDGKQSDFTVVKNIPENNARLWKIKHLVKVTPITFPYGEPTAQDVRHTILKENGECLVTKDLGPVEVRLEARDQFDQQPRRLDTDLLRKDARLKWLNPW, from the exons atgaacCTGTCGCGACTACTGGCACCCCTGCGGAGCAGCACATGCCCAGTGCGCACCTACGGCAAACACAACAAGAAGTTCCTATACAAGGATGGCCAGAAATTCGAGGGCATTACATACTACCCCAG GACAGCAGACCATCAGGACCCACCAGTGGAGCCGGCCAAGCTGTTCCGGGTGCAGCGCATCAAGCCGGTGAAGGGCAATCCCTACTGGGAGAAGCGCATACTCAAGGATCTGGGGCTGGACGGCAAGCAGAGCGACTTTACGGTGGTTAAAAATATACCAGAGAACAATGCGCGTCTGTGGAAGATCAAGCACCTGGTGAAGGTCACCCCGATAACGTTTCCCTACGGCGAACCAACGGCCCAGGATGTGCGGCACACGATACTCAAGGAGAATGGCGAGTGTCTGGTTACCAAGGATCTTGGACCAGTGGAGGTCCGCCTGGAGGCACGCGATCAATTCGACCAGCAGCCTCGCCGACTGGACACCGATCTGCTGCGCAAGGATGCCCGCCTCAAGTGGCTGAATCCGTGGTAG
- the Torsin gene encoding torsin-like protein, with product MKLLLALSLSILLILPAESFEPLTMTAIGVGLAGSAAYLRCKFTECCDDRNIPGNIHALQNSLQQTLFGQHIVMQHIVPALKAHFSSHSTSRKPLVISFHGQPGTGKNFVADQIAEALYLKGSKSGYVSKYLGQADFPNENDVAIYKARINREVRRQLSDCPRSLFIFDEVDKMPSGVFDTLASLVDYNAFADGTDNTKAIFIFLSNTAGKHIADHLGELMNAGKMREDTRLSDFEGLLQKAAYNLDGGLKKTALIEAHVIDHFIPFLPMEQSHVVKCLEAEFWRWDRRPNQKVIEDILKTSIVYDRTHLKFAISGCKTLEKKVAMAIAPNTY from the exons ATGAAGTTACTTCTGGCGCTATCCCTCAGCATCCTGCTGATTCTGCCGGCCGAGTCCTTTGAGCCCTTAACCATGACCGCCATAGGCGTCGGCCTCGCCGGCTCTGCTGCGTACCTCAGGTGCAAGTTTACCGAGTGCTGCGATGACCGCAACATACCCGGCAACATACATG CACTCCAAAACTCGTTACAACAAACGCTCTTTGGGCAACACATTGTGATGCAGCACATTGTGCCCGCCCTGAAGGCTCACTTCAGCTCACACAGTACGTCGCGAAAGCCACTGGTGATCAGCTTTCACGGGCAGCCGGGAACGGGCAAGAACTTTGTGGCGGATCAGATTGCCGAGGCGCTGTACCTTAAGGGCTCCAAGTCCGGCTACGTATCCAAGTATCTGGGCCAAGCCGACTTTCCGAACGAGAATGACGTAGCAATTTACAAGGCGCGAATCAACCGGGAGGTACGAAGGCAGTTAAGCGACTGCCCGCGGTCGCTGTTTATCTTCGACGAGGTGGACAAGATGCCCAGCGGCGTCTTTGACACGCTCGCCTCGCTGGTCGACTATAACGCCTTCGCCGATGGCACGGACAACACGAAGGCGATCTTTATCTTTCTATCGAACACGGCCGGCAAGCACATAGCCGACCATCTGGGCGAACTGATGAACGCCGGAAAGATGCGCGAGGACACCCGGCTGAGCGACTTTGAAGGACTTTTGCAGAAGGCCGCCTACAACTTGGACGGTGGCCTGAAGAAGACCGCCCTGATAGAGGCGCACGTGATCGACCACTTTATACCCTTTCTGCCGATGGAGCAGAGTCATGTGGTCAAGTGCCTGGAGGCGGAGTTCTGGCGTTGGGATAGAAGGCCCAATCAGAAAGTAATCGAAGACATTCTCAAAACCTCGATCGTATATGATCGCACACACCTTAAGTTCGCCATCTCCGGGTGCAAGACCCTGGAGAAGAAGGTGGCCATGGCCATTGCACCAAACACTTATTAG
- the Cbp80 gene encoding nuclear cap-binding protein subunit 1: MSRRRAHDTEDESYDHRRNKRRRVSENQEIEDRLESLILRVGERSTSSVESNLEGLVSVLEADLGTFRLKILRILSDCAVRMPEKCTVYTTLVGLLNAKNYKFGGEFVDHMVKTFKESLKMCRWDAARYSLRFLADLVNCHVISATSLLQLLDTMIDVSNEDTVPQVRRDWFVFAVLSTLPWVGRDLYEKKESALESLLLRIEVYLNKRSKKHHNALRVWSSDAPHPQEEYLDCLWAQIRKLRQDNWAEKHIPRPYLTFDTVLCEALQHNLPQIVPPPHHDAFEYPMPWVVYRMFDYTDCPDGPNLPGAHSIERFLIEEHLHHIIETYHHERKDCAAQLLSFPFKHKIPLEYCIVEVIFAELFHMPTPRYLDICYGSILIELCKLQPATLPQVLAQATEILFMRIDSMNTSCFDRFVNWFSYHLSNFKFTWSWDEWDSCLLLDAEHPRPKFIQEVLHKCLRLSYHQRITEMMPTTYAKLIPPTPVPNYKYANEEAANLPGTTVAHQLVVAIRQKCTPEEVVNILKEIPSSGYSGEEMSDGSFNALKIDVFVQTLLNLGSKSFSHSFAAISKFHTVFRALAETEEAQICILHNIYELWSSHPQMMVVLIDKLLKLQIVDCSAVATWIFSKEMTGEFTKMYLWEILHLTIKKMNKHVIKLNTELSEAKDKLSKADSSSSDSEEDSSHKRKKPITHADKPSEEVVERMEEKLEAANVNQKRLFLIVFQRFIMILSEHLLRSDTDGRDPDTDWYRWTIGRLQQVFLMHHEQVQKYSSTLETLLFTSDLDTHILEVFQQFVALRA, translated from the exons ATGAGTCGCAGACGGGCCCACGACACGGAGGACGAAAGCTATG ATCATCGTCGCAACAAGCGCCGCCGAGTGTCGGAGAACCAGGAGATCGAGGACCGCCTGGAGTCGCTGATTCTGCGCGTGGGAGAGCGCAGCACCTCGTCGGTGGAGTCGAATCTCGAGGGACTTGTGTCCGTGCTGGAGGCCGATCTGGGCACCTTTCGCCTGAAGATTTTGCGCATTCTGTCCGACTGTGCCGTGCGCATGCCAGAGAAGTGCACAGTGTACACGACGCTGGTGGGTCTGCTGAACGCCAAGAACTACAAGTTCGGCGGCGAGTTCGTCGATCACATGGTGAAAACGTTCAAGGAGTCGCTGAAGATGTGCCGCTGGGACGCGGCCCGCTACTCGCTGCGCTTTCTCGCCGATTTGGTCAACTGCCACGTGATCTCGGCCACCagtctgctgcagctgctggacACAATGATCGATGTGTCCAACGAAGATACAGTGCCGCAGGTGCGTCGCGATTGGTTCGTCTTTGCCGTCCTCTCCACGCTGCCCTGGGTTGGCCGTGATCTGTACGAGAAGAAGGAGTCGGCGCTGGAGTCGCTCCTCCTGCGCATCGAGGTATATTTGAACAAGCGCTCCAAGAAGCACCACAATGCATTGCGGGTGTGGTCATCGGATGCACCGCATCCGCAGGAGGAGTACCTGGATTGCCTGTGGGCCCAGATACGCAAGCTGCGCCAGGACAACTGGGCGGAGAAACACATACCGCGACCGTACCTAACCTTTGACACGGTTTTGTGCGAGGCACTGCAGCATAATCTGCCGCAAATTGTGCCGCCGCCGCACCACGATGCCTTCGAGTATCCCATGCCCTGGGTTGTCTACCGCATGTTTGACTACACCGACTGCCCCGATGGGCCCAATCTGCCCGGTGCCCATTCGATTGAGCGTTTCCTGATCGAGGAGCATCTGCACCACATCATCGAGACGTATCACCACGAGCGCAAGGACTGTGCCGCCCAGCTGCTTAGCTTTCCGTTCAAGCACAAGATACCCCTGGAGTACTGCATCGTGGAGGTGATATTCGCCGAGCTTTTTCACATGCCAACTCCTCGCTACCTGGACATTTGCTATGGCTCCATCCTGATCGAGCTGTGCAAGCTGCAGCCGGCCACACTGCCCCAGGTGCTGGCTCAGGCCACTGAGATCCTGTTCATGCGTATCGACTCGATGAACACCTCCTGTTTTGATCGCTTCGTCAACTGGTTCTCGTACCATTTGAGCAACTTCAAGTTCACTTGGTCTTGGGACGAGTGGGACAGCTGCCTGCTGCTGGATGCCGAGCATCCGCGTCCCAAGTTCATCCAAGAGGTGCTGCACAAGTGCCTAAG GCTCTCGTATCATCAGCGCATCACCGAGATGATGCCCACCACATACGCCAAGCTCATCCCGCCCACGCCCGTGCCCAACTACAAGTATGCCAACGAGGAGGCAG CCAATTTGCCGGGAACAACGGTGGCCCATCAACTGGTGGTGGCCATCCGCCAGAAGTGCACACCCGAGGAGGTGGTCAACATATTGAAGGAGATACCCAGCAGCGGGTACAGCGGCGAGGAGATGTCCGATGGCAGCTTTAATGCCTTGAAAATTGATGTTTTCGTACAGACACTACTGAATTTGGGCTCGAAATCGTTTTCGCACAGCTTTGCGGCAATTTCCAAATTCCACACGGTATTCCGTGCCCTGGCCGAAACGGAGGAGGCCCAGATTTGTATTCTGCACAACATCTACGAGCTGTGGTCATCGCATCCCCAAATGATGGTCGTGCTGATTGACAAACTGCTTAAGCTGCAGATCGTTGACTGTTCGGCGGTGGCCACATGGATCTTTTCCAAGGAGATGACCGGTGAATTCACTAAGATGTATCTGTGGGAGATCCTTCACTTGACCATCAAGAAGATGAACAAGCATGTGATCAAACTGA ACACTGAACTGAGCGAGGCAAAGGACAAGCTATCGAAGGCGGACTCCTCGTCCAGCGATTCAGAGGAGGATTCTTCGCACAAAAGGAAGAAGCCCATCACGCATGCCGACAAGCCATCCGAGGAG GTTGTTGAGCGCATGGAGGAGAAGCTGGAGGCGGCGAATGTCAACCAGAAACGCCTGTTCCTCATCGTCTTCCAGCGCTTCATAATGATCCTATCGGAGCATCTGCTGCGCTCTGACACAGATGGCCGTGATCCGGACACAGACTGGTATCGCTGGACAATCGGGCGACTGCAACAGGTCTTCCTCATG CATCATGAACAAGTTCAGAAATACAGCAGCACTCTGGAGACTCTGCTCTTCACATCCGACCTGGACACGCATATATTGGAGGTTTTCCAACAGTTTGTGGCCCTGCGTGCCTGA
- the LOC108071233 gene encoding uncharacterized protein: protein MRKRNLCLCRLLPVLMAILPLGGAIVGAGRDLLLTPRRGHQLNGKRIFYEEEKEQEDLLRRRNPSELRQRPWERTLKHVTYVTLFTDAAVNAASGNVSQLHEYHDFLQTPYLPANPQSDALAGSPSSRFGDIITLAKGYLEQLGTGQSNATTYRFVEGGTCFQLKCQATSNQRRRALWQVQRIRHRDGDSGGRPFHYEMKFSVTPLESQAWQPHQPMSYIQKESDYPGSFGRFTREPSFAQRRQDRPAAAAEQSQATFVHGIFQPAPSLPLPPAVPPKLNIGEYLKGSPKIELFPGLFNLGLRPNYVAPTTYRPNYPAVERFPHNNELSGGNDATPGGVTHHFHHHFYVAPGTGDSELTYRLPSSPSSDPSDLTTPKSHPLAGFYPPHQTVQFPNSHSGSSESVEDQREQDHDQAVHLRTPQIYGQASKYQTAKLPPLLIYAGANDEDKSFVQSEPLEETVYRYSEPDPLYVHQNPIDVLPDKQQEQQPEIELVIGEQERKGSSLEQPELVTTAAPSTTTEAIEASSSSTTTTSAITPHVNPTTSSTNFVSTSTHFSPLRSLSRYRTTPRITAGKSTTTTTSTTTEPPISKWAKRRKEEDSKAKSSLRHEAFIAASSTTTTTTEAAATPPPRPVVEVLTQKSVSRSVSIKVGENGEEIPILVDDEENEVKPVVVTPKL, encoded by the exons ATGAGGAAACGGAATCTGTGCCTTTGCAGGCTATTGCCTGTACTCATGGCAATC TTGCCCTTGGGCGGGGCCATTGTGGGGGCTGGACGGGATCTGCTGCTGACGCCCAGGCGGGGCCATCAGCTGAATGGCAAACGCATTTTCTACGAGGAGGAAAAGGAGCAGGAGGACCTCTTGCGGCGGCGAAATCCCTCGGAGCTGCGCCAGCGACCCTGGGAGCGAACGCTAAAGCATGTGACCTATGTGACACTCTTTACGGATGCCGCTGTGAACGCAGCTTCGGGAAATGTAAG CCAGCTGCATGAGTATCACGATTTCTTGCAGACTCCCTACCTGCCGGCGAATCCTCAAAGCGACGCCCTGGCGGGTTCGCCGTCCTCGCGTTTCGGTGACATTATTACCCTGGCCAAGGGCTATCTGGAGCAGCTGGGAACGGGACAGAGCAATGCCACCACCTATCGGTTTGTGGAGGGCGGCACTTGCTTCCAGTTGAAGTGCCAGGCTACTTCCAACCAGCGGCGGCGGGCTCTGTGGCAGGTCCAGCGGATTCGGCATCGGGATGGTGACAGCGGCGGTCGTCCCTTTCACTACGAGATGAAGTTCAGTGTGACGCCGCTGGAGAGTCAGGCCTGGCAGCCGCACCAGCCGATGAGTTATATTCAAAAGGAATCCGACTATCCGGGCAGCTTTGGGCGATTCACCCGCGAGCCAAGTTTTGCCCAAAGGCGACAGGATCgcccggcggcggcggcggagcagtCGCAGGCCACCTTTGTCCATGGCATTTTCCAGCCTGCACCGTCGCTGCCTTTGCCGCCAGCAGTGCCGCCCAAGCTCAATATCGGTGAGTATCTCAAGGGCAGTCCCAAGATTGAGCTATTCCCGGGACTTTTTAATCTGGGGCTGCGTCCGAATTATGTGGCGCCCACCACCTATCGTCCCAATTATCCGGCGGTAGAGAGGTTTCCCCACAACAATGAGTTGTCTGGCGGCAATGATGCCACTCCGGGCGGCGTGACTCATCATTTCCATCACCATTTTTATGTGGCCCCCGGAACAGGGGATTCCGAGCTGACCTACCGCCTGCCCTCGTCACCTAGTTCCGATCCCAGCGATCTAACCACTCCGAAAAGTCATCCTTTAGCCGGCTTTTATCCGCCACACCAGACAGTGCAGTTTCCCAACTCGCATTCAGGTTCCTCGGAGTCTGTCGAGGATCAGCGGGAGCAGGATCACGATCAGGCTGTACACCTACGAACACCACAGATCTACGGCCAGGCCTCTAAGTATCAGACGGCCAAGCTGCCGCCGCTCTTGATCTATGCGGGGGCCAACGACGAGGACAAGTCCTTTGTGCAGAGCGAACCTCTCGAGGAGACGGTGTATCGTTACTCGGAACCGGATCCGCTCTATGTGCACCAGAATCCCATAGATGTGCTGCCAGAtaagcagcaggagcagcagccggaaATTGAGTTAGTAATTGGAGAGCAGGAGAGGAAGGGTAGCAGCCTGGAGCAACCGGAGTTGGTTACCACAGCAGCGCCTTCTACTACCACAGAAGCTATTGAAGCCTCTTCCagctcaacaacaacaacatcagcaatCACACCCCATGTCAACCCCACAACCAGCAGCACCAACTTTGTGTCCACCTCCACGCACTTTAGTCCGCTGCGCTCCCTTAGTCGCTATCGAACCACCCCGCGGATAACAGCTGGCAagtccaccaccaccacgacTTCCACGACCACAGAGCCGCCTATTAGTAAGTGGGCCAAGCGCCGCAAGGAGGAGGACAGCAAGGCCAAGAGCAGTCTGCGCCACGAGGCCTTTATAGCCGCCAGCAgcacaacgacaacgacaacggaGGCGGCAGCCACTCCTCCGCCCAGGCCAGTAGTCGAGGTGCTCACCCAGAAGTCAGTCAGCCGATCGGTGAGCATCAAGGTGGGCGAGAATGGCGAGGAGATACCTATACTCGTGGACGACGAGGAGAACGAGGTGAAGCCAGTAGTGGTTACCCCCAAACTATGA